From Rhodovibrio salinarum DSM 9154:
CACTACTTCCAGCAGTCGGAGCAGGTGGTCTCCTCGATCCAGCTCACCTGTGGGCGCCTGACCGAGGGCGACGGCACGCAGCGCTGGCGCGCCGGCGGGCTGATGCTGCAGCGCCTGCCGGGGGAGGCGGGCGAGCGCACGGTCGAGGACCCGGACGAGGACTGGCGCCGCTCGGTGATCCTGATGTCCAGTGTCACCCAGACCGAGATGGTCCGCCCCGATCTGACCGCGCACGAGCTGCTGTTCCGGCTGTTCCACGAGGAAGGCGTGCGGGTCTACGACACCTGGCCGCTCAAGGACCAGTGCCGCTGTTCGCGCGAGCGGGTCGAGACGGTGCTGATGCAGATGGACCGCGACGAGCTCGGCGAGATGAAGACCGAAGACGGCGTGGTCGAGGTGACCTGCCAATATTGCTCGACCGTCTACCGCTTCGACGACGCCCAGCTGAATGCGCTGCACGACACCGACGGCGACAGCGATCATGGACAAAGCGGTACGGCCTGACGCGCTGCCGCTTCATCCAGCGGTCACGCGCGCGCTCTTGATCGCCGCGCCGCCGGCTGCGCATGATCCCTGCTAGGGTTAATGAACCGCTGCCGGGAGGGTTTCATGTCCGCGCTGACCCGCGTCGCCGCGACCATCACGCTTGCGCTGCCGTTACTGGCGGCCTGCACCACGCCGCCAGAGGCGCCGCAATTCGCCGACATCACCTTCGAGCATCGTCCCGACATCGAGATGGACGTCGGCGATATCGTGGTGCAGCAGGAATATCAGGCGCCGATGGAATCGCCGAACGTCGATCATCTCTTCCCGGTTCAGCCGGCGAAGGCGCTGATGTCCTGGGGGCAGGACCGGCTGGTTGCGATGGGCGACGACGGGGTCGCGACCTACACCGTGACTGACGCGTCGGCGGTGGTGGAGGACCTCGGCACCGACCAGAGCCTGTCCGACTACTTCACCACCGAGCAGGCCGAACGCTACACCCTGAAGATGGCCGTTCGTCTCTCCGTCGATCATCCGGACGGGACCGGCTCGATCCGCGTCACCGGCCAGCGCGCCACCACGGTGCCCGAGGGTGCCTCGGTGTTCGAGCGCGAGCGCACCTGGTACGAACTGACCGAGAAGCTGATGGCCGATATGGACGAGGAACTCGAGGTCACGCTGCGCGAGGAACTCGGCAGGTACGTGCTGTCGAAATAAGTTTCGCGTCAGTGCCGTTGGTGGGGGACGCGGCTGGTAGGTTGCCGCTGTTTTGACGACGCCACCCTCGCGGCCCTTAACCGGGTTGCGTCGGTAGCCCTCTCCTTTGAAGGGAGAGGGCTACCGAAAAGCGTCCTCATGCGCCCCGACTTATCCCCGTTTTCCACAGCCCCAGGTGCTGACCGCCGGCGTCTGTGCCGGGGTCTGCGCTTCACGCTGTCGGGCGGGGCTGATAGGATGGCGTGAGCTACATTTAGTGGGCGCAGCGCCATGAAGCTCTCAGATATAGATATCCGGCGGTACCTGGAGGCAGGCTGGCTCGCCATCGACCCGCTGGTGGAGCGCCACATCGGGCCGATGTCGGTCGATCTGTCGCTGGCCACCCGCTTCCTGTTCTTCAAGCACTCCCAGCTGGAGCTGATCAACGTGCGCGAAAGCACGCTGAAGGATGAGCTGAAGCAGGCCGACCTGATGGACGAGATCGACGTCGGGCACGAGGGTAAGTTCATCCTGCAGCCCGGCCAGTTCGCGCTCGGCTCGACGGTCGAGCGGGTGTCGCTGCCAAACGACCTCGCCGGCTGGCTGGACGGGCGCAGCAGCCTGGCGCGTGTCGGCTTGATGGTGCACGCCACGGCCCACACGCTGGAGCCCGGCTGGGACGGCGCGATCACCCTGGAGTTCTTTAACGCCGGTAACGTCGCGCTGGCGCTGCACCCGGGCGTGCGCATCTGCGCGGTCAGCTTCGAGAAGCTGTCGACCCCGGTCGAGCGCGACTACGGCGAAAAGGGCGGCCGCTACCAGGGCCAACAGGGCCCGCAGGCGAGCCGCCTGAACGGCTAGTGAAGAATCTCGGCGCGCGGGGAACGAACGCGCGCCTCAGCGGAGGAGACGAACGACGATGGATGCAAGCAGCGCGCAGCGCCTTTGGGGCGAGCACGCCTATCTCGACATGTGCCGGCGGATCCTGGACCAGGGCGCCTACCGCAAGCCGGACGACGAAGAGGGCCGCTACGAGGCGTTCGCCCAGCCGCTGAAGTTCGACCTGCGGGACAACAAGCTGCCGCTGCTCACCACCAAGCGGATGCAGTGGAAGTCGCTGGCGGTGGAGATGCTGTGGTTCATCTCCGGCTCCTCCAAGATCGACCTGCTGCACGAGAACAACGTCAAGATCTGGGATATCTGGGCCAACGAGGAAAACGACGTCGGCCCGCTCTACGGCTACATGTGGCGCAATTGGTGGGTCGATCCGAACCTGGTCGACGTCAATGGCGGGCGCACCGAGATCGACCAGCTCGCTCAGGTGATGACCACGCTGAAGGAGCGGCCCGAGGCGCGCAGCCACGTCATCACCGCCTGGCGGCCGGACTGGCTGAAGGCGATGTCGATCAAGCCCTGCCACGTCTACCTGCAGTTCTACCGGGTGGGTGATGAGGTCTCGCTGCTGCTGACCCAGCGCTCCTGCGACACCTTCCTGGGCGTGCCGTTCAACATCGCGCAGTATTCCCTGCTGTGCCATCTGGTGGCGCATCAGCTCGGCTGCACGG
This genomic window contains:
- the thyA gene encoding thymidylate synthase, whose amino-acid sequence is MDASSAQRLWGEHAYLDMCRRILDQGAYRKPDDEEGRYEAFAQPLKFDLRDNKLPLLTTKRMQWKSLAVEMLWFISGSSKIDLLHENNVKIWDIWANEENDVGPLYGYMWRNWWVDPNLVDVNGGRTEIDQLAQVMTTLKERPEARSHVITAWRPDWLKAMSIKPCHVYLQFYRVGDEVSLLLTQRSCDTFLGVPFNIAQYSLLCHLVAHQLGCTAGEFTWMGGDVHIYENHVDQVREQLTREVKQPPKLKIHRTPEGIDGYRFDDFEIEGYEYAQGLKGAISAQGTPKAGTDIDKLRTVKKA
- the dcd gene encoding dCTP deaminase, which gives rise to MKLSDIDIRRYLEAGWLAIDPLVERHIGPMSVDLSLATRFLFFKHSQLELINVRESTLKDELKQADLMDEIDVGHEGKFILQPGQFALGSTVERVSLPNDLAGWLDGRSSLARVGLMVHATAHTLEPGWDGAITLEFFNAGNVALALHPGVRICAVSFEKLSTPVERDYGEKGGRYQGQQGPQASRLNG
- a CDS encoding Hsp33 family molecular chaperone HslO, with product MSDGNGKHGGYPDLAAVRGDDDVIQPFMLERTGVRGRLVRAGPMVDAILTRHAYPAPVAQLLGEALALAGLMSGMMKYDGLFTLQMVGDGPVKMLVADFSSDGAVRGYADFDAERVAALNLDDSAPNAEVIKLLGQGRLAYTVDHQGAKDRYQGIVELNGATLAECMHHYFQQSEQVVSSIQLTCGRLTEGDGTQRWRAGGLMLQRLPGEAGERTVEDPDEDWRRSVILMSSVTQTEMVRPDLTAHELLFRLFHEEGVRVYDTWPLKDQCRCSRERVETVLMQMDRDELGEMKTEDGVVEVTCQYCSTVYRFDDAQLNALHDTDGDSDHGQSGTA